Genomic segment of Tamandua tetradactyla isolate mTamTet1 chromosome 1, mTamTet1.pri, whole genome shotgun sequence:
TGAGCTTTCTGCATGCAAAGTTTGGGAAAATGATACCCAGAGAGCCCTTTCTTTTTAAAGgcaaaaggggggaaaggaaCGGAGAAGTGGGCAGCCTGGGTGTGAGCGATTCTCCTCCTCCAGGAGCAGTCCCAGAGAGACGGGCCAGGGAAAGGCACAGAGATCTTTCTGTGTTGGGGGTGCCAGGCCTCTCTGCTCTTATGTAGAGAATATCCCCTTTTGAGAACCCCAAACTGAACCTTGAAGCCAGTTCTTGAGAAAGCCAGTTCACATCCAAAATAAAAGTTACGTGcaaagaaacataaaacaaaGCCAGAGTCAGACTGGGGAGAAGAGATTTTAATAGCATGCTATTATACCAATAGATTATTTACTGAGCTCTTATGTATCAGATCCTCTACCAAGAGGTTTacttgtattatctcatttaattgatGCCATACCACCATTTTTGCTTCACAGTCCCTCAAGATGACCATTCCTTAACTCTCTCAGGCTCACAGATGCTTGCCTTTGAGATATTCAAATGACGCGTGGTAGCCCTTTCTGCGGTGCAGAAGCAGAAACTTGGTAGGGTACGAGGTGAGACTAAAGGAGGTGGAGTACCTCCAGCCTGGGCAGCTAGGTGTCCTCCTGTAGGGTGCCATGACAGGAGCTCTCCACCCCTCTCATTTGTGGGCTGCTGGGTCTCCAAGGAAAATCTTTTTGGTAAAATCCTTAATGACCTCCTTGACCTTCTCATTCCGAAAGGTAAAAATGAAGGGGTTAAGAAAAGGGGTCACCACGGCAGTCATCAAGGCCACCATCTTGTTAAGGTGTGTGGAATGACCTTTGCCTGGCCTCACATAGATGAAAATTGCACTGCCATATCCCAGTACCACCACAGTGAGGTGGGAGacacaggtggagaaggccttCTTGCGCCCAGAGGAGGAGGGGATACGTAGCACTGCGGCCACAATGAGGACATAGGAGACCATGATAAGCAGCATGGTGGTCAGCACAAAgagcaaggagaaaaaaaagtccatgCGCTCAATGTGGTGGGTATCTGAACAGGAAAGCTTGAGGAGTGGGGCAGAGTCACAGAAATAGTGGTCAATGACATTGGGGCCACAGAACCAAAGCCGTGTTTTCTGCAAAGTTGGAGAAGTGATGGAGAGGAACCCAATCACCCAGCAAGCTACCACCAGCTTCACACAAACTGGACCGTTCATGATGGTTGGGTAGTGCAGAGGGCAGCAGATAGCCACATAGCGATCAAAGGCCATGACTGTGAGGATCAGAAAGGTGGTGGAGCCCAGGGAGAAGTAAAAGAAAGACTGGGTCAGGCATTCAGCCAGAGACATAGTCTTGTGCGTGGAAAGCAGGTCTGCCAGCATCCTGGGAACCACGGTAGAGGTGACCAACATCTCCATGAGGGAGAAGTTgcagaggaagaagtacatgggagaGTGGAGACGAAAGTCAAGACATGTGATGGTGATAATGGTCAAGTTCCCCAGCATTGTCACCATGTATATCAGTAGGATGAAAGCAAACAGGAGGATCTGAAACTCATGGAGATGAGAAAATCCCAGGAGCACAAAATCACTGACAACACTGTAGTTATTCATTGCACGTAATGCCAGTCTCTGCTATCTGTGAAACCAGGAAATCTTAGAGAGAAATTGCCATCATCCTCTCTTCCGGCTATGCTCCCTGATGGCTGGCCTGAGTCCTAAGCAGACTGGTCTGTGTATATGGCTAATCTCCATGTCCAAAAGACATATTCCCAAAGGATAGAAGTTTCCATGAGGCAAGGAAAAGACTGGTGTGACAATAAGGTTCAGGGTCAACTAAACAACTGACCCCGTTTAAACACCTAAATTAAATATGGGTCAGTTTAGGTTATCAGCACTCTTATTCCCTTTGTCttctacttatttttcatttagcCCATGTTAATTAAGCTCCAACTCTGTGATTTTTCTTGGTCCAGGGATAAAGTGGCAAACACCTCCTGACTGCCAAATGTAATAGTCTTTTAATCATAATAATGGCTGTTATTTACTAATTTCCTTCTGTGTGCTAGATATCAGATAAATTATTCCTTTTAATCTTTTGTGCTCAATCCTTATCCTCCTTGTCTTGTCTTTGACATGTCAATCTATGACTAACCCATTTTTATGTCTCcctttatatttgtatttctatatctaaTACATACATAGATACAGAAGCAGATATACAATATATagatagacatatatatatatatatatatgtatatgtatcagGAAATTTTGTTCACACCTTTTTCTTGGGGGAGAAGGGtgatgcatgggctgggaattgcaccctggtctccctcatggcaggcaagaattctgccactcgtGCACCCTTTGACTAACCCACTTTTGAAATTGCTTCTGTCCTTGACAGCAAGAACACTGCAACTTTTAAGTTCTCCTACAATTCCCTgtctccttctctggcttcttgcctttttgccattttctaAATATGGGTGTTCTCcacatttctgttcttattctaTTATCTCTCCTTCAAAAATCCCATGTTTTTTTTACACCAAAGCAACCTTGACAAGTTAAAAGTCTGGATTTTTGTGGTTTTTTGAGTTGCAGGGCCCATTTCTAACTGCCTGCTGGATGCCATACTCAATATGTCTAAAAATAAACACATCATCCTGCCCCTCAAAACCAGTATCATGTGT
This window contains:
- the LOC143687551 gene encoding olfactory receptor 6V1-like, which translates into the protein MNNYSVVSDFVLLGFSHLHEFQILLFAFILLIYMVTMLGNLTIITITCLDFRLHSPMYFFLCNFSLMEMLVTSTVVPRMLADLLSTHKTMSLAECLTQSFFYFSLGSTTFLILTVMAFDRYVAICCPLHYPTIMNGPVCVKLVVACWVIGFLSITSPTLQKTRLWFCGPNVIDHYFCDSAPLLKLSCSDTHHIERMDFFFSLLFVLTTMLLIMVSYVLIVAAVLRIPSSSGRKKAFSTCVSHLTVVVLGYGSAIFIYVRPGKGHSTHLNKMVALMTAVVTPFLNPFIFTFRNEKVKEVIKDFTKKIFLGDPAAHK